Below is a window of Candidatus Thermoplasmatota archaeon DNA.
CAGATTGTAATATATGAGGGGATATAAAGAATGTACTATTTTTTTTCACAGAATGATGAGAACAGAAGCAATGGCATAAATTTTCAACAAAAATATAGATGCAAAGAAATATGAAAAGCCTCGAATTCTGGACGAATTCACGGGCTTTTGGATACGTAGGTCTCATATTTTGGATAAGACTGAAGATAGGGGTATAATGGAGTAATGGAGTAGGAGATGGGAATGGAATAACAGTACTTCCACAAGTAAGATAGGATGATTTTTATTTCTGCTCTTGTTGGAAGTATCAGATCAAAGAAATAACGAAAAGGAAAAGAGTTCTAAGAATGTTATACGCCCCGAAGGGTCGGAGCGAATGTAAGTGAGCGGAGAAGTCCCAAGAACGCCTATTTTCTAATGAGGTTATCAATGATGTTTACTACTTCAGTGTATTGTTTATCTTTTATCATACAGATTTTTTTAAGAATTTGTGCCTTACTTGCTGTGAAAATCATGTTTGCACGAATATAACTATCAATTTGAAGGTTTCCATCAATAGTGTTGTTTTGCTTGATTTCAACACAATATTTATCCTTCCGAATTTTTTTAGAGGTGATTTGGCATAAAAGAATGTCTTCACCCATTTCATCAGATATGACAAGGGTGGGGCGAAGTTTCCTATTACTTAAATCAGTGTATGGAAACAGAAATAACACTATATCTCCTTTTGTAAATGTGCCCACGCTTCATCCTCCTCGGGTGAAAGCCAGTATCGAGCAAGTGACTCTTCGCTTGCTAAATAGGTGGAAAAACCTCCAAAGGCTCCAGTTTCACCTTCAAATAACCTTTCTCTTATGAGTTCTCTGATAAAATTCTGCAAAGTATCAAATCCATGGGTTTCTGCATAGACCTTTGCAGATGAATATATCCTATCAGACAACTTAAGACTTATTTGCGTACCCATGAATACACATATGTACAATATGATATTTAAATTTATCGTACAGGCGTTCTTGGGGTTGCGTATAACGTTTTCGGGGATATACGACGTTGCGACCGAAGGGAGGAATGTCCCGAAGGGCGGGGCGTCAGCCCGCAGCGTATATCCACCTGTTATATGACCGAGTCGAAGGCGAGGCAAGGCACGAAGTGTCGCAGAGTTGGCACACGAGAGATTGGGATTACCCATGTCCCGATCCCTTTTCTTTCTTTTCATATATCAAAACCTCCGCATTTTATACAGAAATATTCATTACCTTTTTGAGTATATCCATCTTCACCCAATTTGATAATTTTTCCACACTTTGAGCACCTTGTTGGTTCATAATCGGGAGGATTCTCAAGTTTCTCAAAATTATACTCGTTTGTTCCATACCATACATACATTTCTGTCTCGAAATCCTCCCTACATTTCGGGCAGTCCTTCCAGTCCCCTGGATGTCCTTCATGGTAATGATACGAGCAAAGAGTGTACCTATCATGGTTTCGATAGCAACTATTTCGAGCATAAGAAAAGAGAACATACTGGTCTGCATCATCACAAATCCACTGATCGCAACATTCTGTTTTTGTAAGTTTACCCGTTTTTCCACATAGCCCGCAACGAGGACGACTTTTAGAAGATTTTGTTTTGCGATTTTTCTCTATCTTTTGCTTTTTTCTATGTGCCATATTTGTTATCTATCGTACAGTATGAGAATACCGTGGATTTTAATAATTTTTCTATGTGGAGTGTGCCAATTTCAGATAACGTTTTGCGGATAAAAGAAGTTGCCGAAGGCAATGTCCCGAAGGGCGGG
It encodes the following:
- a CDS encoding type II toxin-antitoxin system PemK/MazF family toxin; this encodes MGTFTKGDIVLFLFPYTDLSNRKLRPTLVISDEMGEDILLCQITSKKIRKDKYCVEIKQNNTIDGNLQIDSYIRANMIFTASKAQILKKICMIKDKQYTEVVNIIDNLIRK